In Bacteroides cellulosilyticus, the genomic stretch AAGCATTTCGGATTGGAGATCCGTCCGTTGGTAGAAGGTTGTGATGTCAGCGAAGAAAGCTTTGATGCCAAAGAAGGTATCGTTTGCAACTCTCCGAGACCTGATGTAACTCCTTACTGTGATCTTACATTGAACGGACTGACCATCAAAGAAGCTATCGAAAAGACCAAGAACTACGTAAAAGAACATAATCTGGGACGCGTAAAGGTGAATTATCGTCTTCGTGACGCTATCTTCTCCCGCCAGCGCTACTGGGGTGAACCGTTCCCGGTTTACTACAAGGATGGAATGCCTTATATGATCGATGAAAGCTGTCTGCCGCTTGAATTGCCGGAAGTTGCCAAATTCCTTCCTACCGAAACCGGAGAACCACCGTTGGGACATGCTACCAAATGGGCTTGGGACACCGTAAACAAATGTGTGGTAGAGAATGAAAAGATAGATAACGTTACTGTATTCCCTCTTGAACTGAATACCATGCCGGGCTTTGCAGGTTCCAGCGCTTATTATCTGCGTTATATGGACCCGCACAACAACAAAGCATTGGTTGATAAGAAAATAGATGAATACTGGAGAAGCGTCGACCTCTATGTAGGTGGTACGGAACATGCTACGGGGCACTTGATTTATTCACGTTTCTGGAATAAATTCCTGCACGATGTAGGAGTGTCTATCGTGGAAGAACCGTTCCAGAAGTTGGTGAACCAAGGCATGATACAGGGACGGAGTAACTTCGTTTACCGTATCAAAGATAGCAACAAGTTCGTTTCTCTGAATCTGAAGAATCAGTACGACACTACCCCACTCCATGTGGATGTAAATATCGTATCCAATGATATTCTGGATCTCGAAGCTTTCAAAGCATGGCGTCCTGAATTTGCCAACGCTGAATTTATCCTGGAAGACGGTAAATACATCTGCGGCTGGGCTGTGGAGAAGATGAGTAAATCCATGTTCAACGTCGTTAATCCCGATATGATTGTTGAGAAATACGGTGCGGATACATTGCGTATGTACGAGATGTTCCTCGGTCCGGTAGAGCAATCCAAGCCTTGGGATACGAACGGTATCGACGGTGTGTACCGCTTCATCAAGAAGTTCTGGTCACTGTTCTACGACCGTAACGGAAACTATATGGTGACGGATGAGCCTGCAACCAAGGAAGAACTGAAATCTTTGCATAAACTGATTAAGAAAGTAACGGGTGATATTGAACAGTTCTCTTACAATACTTCCGTCAGTGCTTTCATGATCTGTGTAAACGAGTTATTCAGCCTGAAATGCAGTAAGAAGGAGATATTGAATCAACTGGTTATCGTATTGGCTCCTTTCGCTCCGCACGTATGTGAAGAGTTGTGGGATACACTGGGCCATGCAGACTCAGTTTGCGATGCCAAGTGGCCTGCTTACAACGAAGAATATCTGGTGGAAGATACAATCAACTACACCATATCTTTCAATGGCAAGGCACGCTTCAATATGGAATTCCCTGCTGACGAAACATCAGAAGCCATTCAAAGCACCGTATTGGCAGATGAACGTTCGGCTAAATGGATGGAAGGCAAATCAGTAGTGAAAGTGATTGTCGTTCCGAAGAAGATCGTAAACATTGTTATTAAATAACATAAGTTACGAGCTACAAGAGACAAGTCAACTTGTCTCATTTACCTACACTTGTAGCTCGTAGCTCGTAGCTTGTAACTAACTAATATGCAAATTACAAAACCAACCAAAGCCGAAATGATGAGAGAGTTGCGGGACTATATCTTCATCACTGTCGGTCTTATCAGTTATGCCTTGGGATGGGCGTTGTTTCTGATTCCTTATCAGATAACGACGGGCGGTACTACAGGTATCGGTGCAATTATCTATTACGCCACGGGGTTTCCTATCCAATGGTCATACTTCATCATCAATGCTGTCTTAATGACATTTGCCATTAAAATACTGGGTCCTAAATTCAGTATTAAAACCACATTCGCCATCTTCGGGCTGACATTCTTTTTATGGTTTTTCCAAATGCTTGTAAACGGTCCAGACAATACACCACCACTTATACTGGGACCGGGACAGGACTTCATGGCTTGCATGATAGGTGCCGTGATGTGCGGTGCAGGCCTCGGAGTCGTATTCAATTGCAACGGAAGCACGGGAGGAACGGATATCATCGCCGCCATCATACATAAGTATAAAGACGTCACACTGGGACGTATGGTGATGCTTTGCGATGTGGTTATCATCAGTTCCTGTTACTTCGTATTCCATGACTGGAGACGCGTGATATTTGGTTTTGTAACTTTGTTTGTTATCGGTTTCGTATTAGACTATATTGTGAACAGTGCCCGCCAGTCCGTACAATTCTTTATCTTCTCCAAAGAGTATGAAAAGATTGCCGACCGTATTACGAAGGAGACACACCGCGGCGTAACCGTTCTGGACGGTATAGGATGGTACAGTAAACACAATGTAAAAGTACTCGTTGTATTAGCTTATAAGCGCCAGTCAATTGATATTTTCCGTTTGGTGAAAGACATTGACCCGAACGCATTTATCTCTCAAAGTTCCGTTATCGGAGTCTATGGAGAAGGTTTCGACCGGTTGAAAGTGAAATAATACTTTATCTGAATATGCTTTTTTCTTCATCCAGATAAACAGATGTAATGGAAGAAGCATCCAAAATGCTGTGAAACATGAAACTCGTAGTGACATGTTTCACAGCATTTCTTTTCATAGCTTCTATTTTCTGAGGAAACAAATTTTCATACTTAACCGAATACCATACAAAAGCTGCCGGATAATGAAGCGGTTCATTATCTTCCGCATGAAGATATTTTTCGTTTTCTCCCAAAGATTCTCCATGATCGGAAAGATAAATAAGAATAGCTGTTTTATCTCTCAGTTCTTCAATCAGCTGATGCAAAAACCAATCAGTATATATGATAGTATTATCATAAGAATTTATAATAGCCTCCCGAGTACTTGAAGAGATATTTTTTGAACGGAGAATAGGAGAGAAAACTTCTTTTTCAAAATGAGAATTATACCACCAATGTGAACCTATCGTATGGAGAACAACCAACTTCCGTGGGTTTGAATATTCTAATTCTTTCAAATAAGAAGGCAATAAAGCTCCATCCAGCCATTTATCAAACATATACACATTCTTTCCCTCATTAGCATATATCAATGTATCGGCTTCATACATAAAATCCGAATAAGTATTTACAGGTTCCTGACTAGCAAGCCAGGATGTGCGAAAACCAGCCTTTTTGAAGAGAGAAATAAAAGATCGTTCTGTTTGTGCTCTTTTATCATCAATACTGTCTGCTCTTGTCAAGATAACCGGCAGACTGGTGTGCGTAAAAACCTCTTTAGTATAAACATTGGAGAAGGAACAGATCTGCACATCAGATGTAAGTAAAGGAGTGGTATTTCTTCTATATCCGTTCAGTTGCAAATGGTCGGCACGTAATGATTCCCCCAATACCACAATTGCAGTTAAAGTATCCACATCACAACGAATATCTTCCTTAAAGTCAATTCGTGTACCTTGTGTCTGGCGTTGCAACGTATAATCTTTCAATACATAAAAGAAAGAAGCCGGCATACGCCGTGATACGGAACCGGATAATTTTCCCACACCATGAAACACAAATAATAAACATAAGGAAGATACTATAAAAAGTTCCCATTTATTTACTTGTATTTTGCTGAAACGCCAATATACAGCAAACAAGGAATACAGCAAGGCAATCAGAACAAACAGAAACAACTTAAAAGTCATAAAGCCTATTCCGAAACCTGCATCATTTACTACAATCAGATCAATCAGCATCGGAGTTAGCGTAATATGAAGCGAATAGCGAAAATAAGCAAAAATGCTACTAAGTAACACAATAGCAGGAAAAGAAACACAGAAAACATATCTGTTGACTCCTAACAAAAGAAATAAGGGAAATGAAGCTAAGGTGATAATCCCCCATTGCAATACAAGTATCAGACAATCAGTAAAACCGGAACAAGGAATATCCAGAAATTCCCATATAACAAAGAGAAGTCCGTAACCTATAGTTAAAGACAATATGAACAAAGCATATTTTAGGTCCTTATTGAAAAATATTCCCTTCATCTTTTGTACTTTTGCACAAATATACAACGATAAATAATACCAATTATTATGAAAAGAAAATTTGTATTTGCCACAAACAATGCACACAAATTGGAGGAAGTTACTGCCATTTTAGGCAACAGGATAGAACTCCTTAGCCTGAAAGACATTCACTGCCACGTAGACATTCCCGAAACAGCAGATACCTTGGAAGGAAATGCCTTGCTGAAAGCTCAATACATTTTTGAAAACTACCAGATGGATTGCTTTGCCGATGACACCGGACTGGAAGTGGAAGCACTGAATGGAGAACCTGGAGTTTATTCTGCCCGCTATGCCGGAGACGGACACAATGCAGAAGCAAATATGCTGAAACTCCTGCACAACATGGAAGGAATAGAAAACCGGAAAGCACAATTCCGTACAGTATTTGCCCTGATTATTGACGGAAAAGAGCACTTGTTCGAGGGTTTTATAAAAGGAGAAATCATTAAAACCAGACGAGGTAATTCGGGTTTCGGATACGATCCGATATTTGTACCCGAAGGTTACTCGCAAACTTTTGCAGAGATGGGCAATGAATTGAAAAATCAAATAAGCCATCGCGCCATAGCCACAAACAAACTCTGCAAATTCCTCAATAGCATACAATAAACCCATAAATATAGAGTTATTAGTTTGTAAGTGTGTTGCTTACAAACTAATATAGCTCTGACCTTTTTATGAGATTTTTATATATACTTTTATTCAGCTTATGCATTCTATTGCCCGTTAATGCACAAAACGCAATAGGAGAGTGGCAAACTTACCTTTCTTATCACACCCCCACCCGCAGTGAAGTCATAGGAAGCAAACTCTTCATACTTGCAAACGGAGATTTGTATGCTTATGATAAAGAAGATACCAGTATACGAACTTATTCAAAATCTTTTTCGCTAAGCGATACGGAAATATCCTATATTGCTTACCAATCAGCCTATAAGTTATTAGTCATTATTTATTCCAATGCGAATATAGATTTATTAGTGAATGAGGAAGATATTTATAATCTTCCCGATTATAAAAACAAGAATATGACACAGGACAAGACAGTCAACCATGCTTGTTTTTATAAAGAATACACGTATTTATCCACTGCCTCGGGTATTCTTTGTATTAATCTGAAAAAGCGGGAAATCAGCAATTATTATCCCTTGAATAAAAACGTTCTGGCATGCAACGTATCGGAGAATTATCTTTATGCAGCTACTTCCGAAGGATTGTTCGCAGGACTATTAACTGAAAATCTATTAGATATTAACAACTGGAAAAAGGTTTCGGACGATACCTCTGAATTCCTTTCTAAATACAAGGACATTCCCTTTAAAGAAGAAATACCGGAAAATATAACGCCAAACAGTCCTATACGTAACTATCCATATTATATGAATTTTACCGGAGAACGATTATTAATAACCGGGGGCGGACATATAGCAAACAGACTGGATCGTCCAGGTACTATCATGACATTTGAAAATAATACCTGGAACAGTTTTCAGGAAGAGGGTATCAGTGAACAAACCAAACAACGGTATGATGATATCAATTGTATCGTTCAAGATCCTCAGGACAATACTCATCATTTTGCGGCATCAGCAGGAGAGGGGATTTATGAATTTAAAGATGGGAAGTTTATTAATTGGTACAGTATGCATAATAGTCCGTTGGAAAGTGCACTGCCAAACAGTGATTCAAAACATAATTATGTACGCGTAAATGGACTTATCTATGATAAAGATAATAATCTCTGGATGGTAAGTTGCGGTGTTGCTAAAAATCCGGTACAGGTATTAAGAAAAGATGGAAGCTGGGTAAGTCTTCATTATCCGGAAGCCATGGAAAGAAGTAATTTCGGACGGACTATCTTTGATAAAAGAGGTTGGCTGTGGGCTACTTCTTCACGTATAGAATCAGGAGGATTATTCTGCTTGAATTATAACGGCACTATTGCAGATACTTCGGACGACCAACACAGGTTCATTACCCGGTTCACTAACCAAGATGGAACCCTTTTAGAACAACTGGCGGTTTATTGCATTGCCGAAGATAAAGAGGGAGCTATCTGGATAGGTACTAACAAAGGTCCTTTGATACTGAATAACCCTTCTCGTTACTTTAATGATAACTTCTATTGTACACAAATTAAAGTTCCGCGCAATGATGACAGCGGCTTGGCTGATTTCTTATTGGTGAACGAAGCGATTAATGCCATTGCAATAGATGGTGCCAACAGAAAGTGGATAGGTACGGCGTCCAATGGAATTTACCTGATAAGTGCGGATGGAATGGAAACGATTCATCACTTTACGGAAGAAAACAGTCCGCTGCTTTCCAATAGCATCGTATCTATTGCCATACATCCCCGTACCGGTGAAGTCTTCATCGGAACAAGCAAGGGACTCGTTTCTTATCAAAGTGACGCTACAGAGGCTGAAAACAGCTTTAAAGAGAGTAATGTACGTGCTTATCCTAATCCGGTACGTCCGGACTACAGCGGAGTGATTACTATTACGGGAATGGTTTACGACAGTGATGTGAAGATTGTAGATACTGCCGGATATCTTATTTACCAAGGTACTTCCCTGGGAGGGCAATTCACCTGGGACGGAAGAAACAAACAAGGTAGGAGAGTGGCCACAGGAATATATATGGTGCTTGCCGCAGACAGTGAAGGAAAAGAGGGGATTGTTACGAAAATTGCATTTATAAGATGATAGGAGATTATTCTCCTATCATCTTTAACATTACTCTACAAACTGTCCTGAAGATATATTCACTTTAATAGTATATGTTTTCATTGGAGCATCTATGGATGAAATTATAATTTCATACTGCCATATATTGCCATTATTTCCAACATATTTTATATATTTACTATCATTATTTAATGACGTAATATTCAAGTATTTCTCTATTTTAGAAATATGTATTTCCCATATATTCTTACCTTCCTTAAAATTTATTCTCAATATTGAATTGGATGAAATACAAATAGCCTCTTCTAATGAAACTGGAAAAGCTCCTCCTTTATAACTGAAAGTTTCTGGAGTAGAATGATCTTTTGGTATACTATATTGTAAATTTCCATCCGTAGAATAACATTTATCTTTTACGAATATATTATCTCCATACCACTTCATTATAAAAATCCCATTAGATGTATTATATAAACGTTTAGATAATAATACACCATTAGAAACAAAATTTAGATAAGAAGAATAATCTGGATTTATATTACCAATATTTATATTACCAGTAGTACAATAAAAAAATAGAATGAACCCATTATTGGTTTTCAAAAACTTCGTAGGAATAAATCGTTCACATTTGAAAATTTTACCTGTATTATTTGTTTGAGTAGTATCAAAAGCCTTTGAATCAACCCATTCTACTATCTTATTATAATCTTCATCAAAGCATGCGTACCATAGCTTGTCGTTCTTTAGTCCCATAAATCCAACCAAAGAGTCTTCATTATCAATAGCTTTCATATAATAATAAGTCAGATATTCAATATTTGAAGAGTAATTTCCAAAATATTTTTTATATACTTCATCTACTTCAGATGAATCATCATTATCATATATAAATTCAGTATCATCACTTTTTGTACATGCTATAAAAAAGGATGTTACCACCATATTTATTAGTATAAAATATAAATATTTTTTCATATTCAATAATATGTATTAATTATTTATCGGTAAAAATTACCTCATCTTAAACCGTTTTAAATAAATGAGCTTACTCTTATAATCCCAACTTTGCCGAAATCTCCAGCATCCTCTTGATAGGCTTCACTGCTTTCTCAGCTATTTCAGGATCTACTGTTATTTCCGGAGATTCGTCTTTCAAGCAATTATAAAGCTTTTCCAGCGTATTTAATCTCATGAAGCTACATTCATTACAGGCACAGGTGCTATCGTTAGGAGGGGCCGGAATAAACGTTGTTTGCGGACATTTCTTCTGCATCTCATGAAGGATGCCCGATTCGGTAGCAACAATATACTCTTTCTCGGGATGATTCACTGCATACTTCAACAATGCTGCCGTTGAACCTACCACATCAGCCAACTTCAGAACTACACTCTTACATTCGGGATGTGCCAAAACCACTGCATCGGGATGCTGCGCCTTTAATTCAACAATCTTTTCAACCGAGAATTGTTCGTGTACATGGCATGCGCCGTCCCATAATAACATATTGCGCCCCGTGATAGAGTTAATATAATTCCCCAGGTTTCTGTCAGGACCAAAGATTATTTTCTCATCTTTGGGGAAACTTTCCACGATCTGCTTCGCATTGGTAGAAGTTACCACAACATCTGTCACTGCTTTCACGGCAGCTGTCGTATTTACGTAAGATATCACCGTATATCCGGGATGCTCTTTGACAAACTGACTGAACTTGTCCGCCGGACAACTGTCTGCCAACGAACAACCGGCTGCCATATCAGGAACCAGCACTTTCTTATTCGGACAAAGCACCTTGGCCGTTTCACCCATAAAGTGAACACCGCACATCACAATGATATCCGCTTCCGTTTTGGCTGCCCATTGAGCCAATGCCAGACTATCGCCGACGTAATCGGCTATATCCTGTATTTCCCCCTTCTGGTAATAGTGCCCCAGAATAATCGCGTTCTTCTCCTTTTTAAGTTGCTTGATAGCTTCTATGAGATTATTCATAATTATATTTTTTATTTCTCTTTCTAATTTAAAAATCCTTTGATGGTGATGATAGGCTGTTAATAGTGTCGACAAGTAAATACGATTTTTCTTGCCTATGAAGTTATTAGTATGAGATAAAACTTTATTCGTACGTTATCAACGGGCAAATAAAAGGTATATCTCTTGATAATAAGCCATCTATAAAACTCTTTCAACACCTTGTTGATAAAGTGCAAAGTTAATAACTTTATAGTTATAAACCGGTGTAATAGGGCTGAAAAATGTGTTTATATAACCTCGGAAAGTTTCTCTTAACTTTTTTGGAATGTTCATTCTGGTGGGTGCATATACGTTATTTTGAATATTGCAAGAATTATTTTTGAATTTCTTTCCCTACTCTTTTGACAGCTTTTCAACGGTTATTAACAGGGATGTGAACGGAAAGAAGTATCTTTGCAAATCAATCTATTAATAAAAGTCATTTAAAGAGTATAGCTGTCATGCGTAAACTGAAAATAACAGAACTGAATCGTATTAGTATAGAGGAGTTTAAGGAAGCTGAGAAGCTGCCCTTGGTGGTGGTATTGGATAATATCCGCAGTCTTCATAACATTGGTTCTGTATTTCGTACTTCGGATGCTTTCCGGGTGGAATGTATCTATCTGTGTGGCATTACAGCTACTCCGCCCCATCCTGAAATGCATAAAACAGCTTTAGGTGCTGAATTCACTGTCGACTGGAAGTATGTTGATAACTGTGTTGAAGCTGTTGATAACCTTAAAAAGGAAGGATATACTGTTTATTCCGTAGAGCAGGCGGAAGGTAGTATCATGCTGGATGAGCTGTCTTTAGACCGTACTAAGAAGTATGCGGTAGTTATGGGAAATGAGGTGAAAGGAGTTCAGCAGGAGGTTATTGACCATTCCGATGGATGTATTGAGATACCCCAATATGGTACGAAACACTCATTGAA encodes the following:
- the leuS gene encoding leucine--tRNA ligase, yielding MEYNFREIEKKWQKRWVEEKTYQVKEDETKQKYYVLNMFPYPSGAGLHVGHPLGYIASDIYARYKRLQGFNVLNPMGYDAYGLPAEQYAIQTGQHPAITTINNIDRYREQLDKIGFCFDWSREIRTCEPEYYHWTQWAFQKMFNSYYCNDEQQARPIEELIQAFEQVGTNGMNVACGEELSFTAEEWKAKNEKEKQEILMNYRIAYLGETMVNWCAQLGTVLANDEVIDGVSERGGFPVVQKKMRQWCLRVSAYSQRLLDGLDTIDWTDSLKETQRNWIGRSEGAEVQFKVKDSDLEFTIFTTRADTMFGVTFMVLAPESELVAQLTTPEQKDEVNAYLERTKKRTERDRITDRSVTGVFSGSYAINPFTGEAVPIWISDYVLAGYGTGAIMAVPAHDSRDYAFAKHFGLEIRPLVEGCDVSEESFDAKEGIVCNSPRPDVTPYCDLTLNGLTIKEAIEKTKNYVKEHNLGRVKVNYRLRDAIFSRQRYWGEPFPVYYKDGMPYMIDESCLPLELPEVAKFLPTETGEPPLGHATKWAWDTVNKCVVENEKIDNVTVFPLELNTMPGFAGSSAYYLRYMDPHNNKALVDKKIDEYWRSVDLYVGGTEHATGHLIYSRFWNKFLHDVGVSIVEEPFQKLVNQGMIQGRSNFVYRIKDSNKFVSLNLKNQYDTTPLHVDVNIVSNDILDLEAFKAWRPEFANAEFILEDGKYICGWAVEKMSKSMFNVVNPDMIVEKYGADTLRMYEMFLGPVEQSKPWDTNGIDGVYRFIKKFWSLFYDRNGNYMVTDEPATKEELKSLHKLIKKVTGDIEQFSYNTSVSAFMICVNELFSLKCSKKEILNQLVIVLAPFAPHVCEELWDTLGHADSVCDAKWPAYNEEYLVEDTINYTISFNGKARFNMEFPADETSEAIQSTVLADERSAKWMEGKSVVKVIVVPKKIVNIVIK
- a CDS encoding YitT family protein — its product is MQITKPTKAEMMRELRDYIFITVGLISYALGWALFLIPYQITTGGTTGIGAIIYYATGFPIQWSYFIINAVLMTFAIKILGPKFSIKTTFAIFGLTFFLWFFQMLVNGPDNTPPLILGPGQDFMACMIGAVMCGAGLGVVFNCNGSTGGTDIIAAIIHKYKDVTLGRMVMLCDVVIISSCYFVFHDWRRVIFGFVTLFVIGFVLDYIVNSARQSVQFFIFSKEYEKIADRITKETHRGVTVLDGIGWYSKHNVKVLVVLAYKRQSIDIFRLVKDIDPNAFISQSSVIGVYGEGFDRLKVK
- a CDS encoding phosphoethanolamine transferase; the encoded protein is MKGIFFNKDLKYALFILSLTIGYGLLFVIWEFLDIPCSGFTDCLILVLQWGIITLASFPLFLLLGVNRYVFCVSFPAIVLLSSIFAYFRYSLHITLTPMLIDLIVVNDAGFGIGFMTFKLFLFVLIALLYSLFAVYWRFSKIQVNKWELFIVSSLCLLFVFHGVGKLSGSVSRRMPASFFYVLKDYTLQRQTQGTRIDFKEDIRCDVDTLTAIVVLGESLRADHLQLNGYRRNTTPLLTSDVQICSFSNVYTKEVFTHTSLPVILTRADSIDDKRAQTERSFISLFKKAGFRTSWLASQEPVNTYSDFMYEADTLIYANEGKNVYMFDKWLDGALLPSYLKELEYSNPRKLVVLHTIGSHWWYNSHFEKEVFSPILRSKNISSSTREAIINSYDNTIIYTDWFLHQLIEELRDKTAILIYLSDHGESLGENEKYLHAEDNEPLHYPAAFVWYSVKYENLFPQKIEAMKRNAVKHVTTSFMFHSILDASSITSVYLDEEKSIFR
- a CDS encoding non-canonical purine NTP diphosphatase; the protein is MKRKFVFATNNAHKLEEVTAILGNRIELLSLKDIHCHVDIPETADTLEGNALLKAQYIFENYQMDCFADDTGLEVEALNGEPGVYSARYAGDGHNAEANMLKLLHNMEGIENRKAQFRTVFALIIDGKEHLFEGFIKGEIIKTRRGNSGFGYDPIFVPEGYSQTFAEMGNELKNQISHRAIATNKLCKFLNSIQ
- a CDS encoding two-component regulator propeller domain-containing protein, with the translated sequence MRFLYILLFSLCILLPVNAQNAIGEWQTYLSYHTPTRSEVIGSKLFILANGDLYAYDKEDTSIRTYSKSFSLSDTEISYIAYQSAYKLLVIIYSNANIDLLVNEEDIYNLPDYKNKNMTQDKTVNHACFYKEYTYLSTASGILCINLKKREISNYYPLNKNVLACNVSENYLYAATSEGLFAGLLTENLLDINNWKKVSDDTSEFLSKYKDIPFKEEIPENITPNSPIRNYPYYMNFTGERLLITGGGHIANRLDRPGTIMTFENNTWNSFQEEGISEQTKQRYDDINCIVQDPQDNTHHFAASAGEGIYEFKDGKFINWYSMHNSPLESALPNSDSKHNYVRVNGLIYDKDNNLWMVSCGVAKNPVQVLRKDGSWVSLHYPEAMERSNFGRTIFDKRGWLWATSSRIESGGLFCLNYNGTIADTSDDQHRFITRFTNQDGTLLEQLAVYCIAEDKEGAIWIGTNKGPLILNNPSRYFNDNFYCTQIKVPRNDDSGLADFLLVNEAINAIAIDGANRKWIGTASNGIYLISADGMETIHHFTEENSPLLSNSIVSIAIHPRTGEVFIGTSKGLVSYQSDATEAENSFKESNVRAYPNPVRPDYSGVITITGMVYDSDVKIVDTAGYLIYQGTSLGGQFTWDGRNKQGRRVATGIYMVLAADSEGKEGIVTKIAFIR
- the nadA gene encoding quinolinate synthase NadA — encoded protein: MGKKNRIYLSTLLTAYHHHQRIFKLEREIKNIIMNNLIEAIKQLKKEKNAIILGHYYQKGEIQDIADYVGDSLALAQWAAKTEADIIVMCGVHFMGETAKVLCPNKKVLVPDMAAGCSLADSCPADKFSQFVKEHPGYTVISYVNTTAAVKAVTDVVVTSTNAKQIVESFPKDEKIIFGPDRNLGNYINSITGRNMLLWDGACHVHEQFSVEKIVELKAQHPDAVVLAHPECKSVVLKLADVVGSTAALLKYAVNHPEKEYIVATESGILHEMQKKCPQTTFIPAPPNDSTCACNECSFMRLNTLEKLYNCLKDESPEITVDPEIAEKAVKPIKRMLEISAKLGL
- a CDS encoding RNA methyltransferase, which encodes MRKLKITELNRISIEEFKEAEKLPLVVVLDNIRSLHNIGSVFRTSDAFRVECIYLCGITATPPHPEMHKTALGAEFTVDWKYVDNCVEAVDNLKKEGYTVYSVEQAEGSIMLDELSLDRTKKYAVVMGNEVKGVQQEVIDHSDGCIEIPQYGTKHSLNVSVTAGIVIWDLFKKLK